In one window of Spiroplasma corruscae DNA:
- the alaS gene encoding alanine--tRNA ligase, with amino-acid sequence MKKLSTNEIRDTWIKFFKKKEHHFLEPVSLVPINDPSLLWINSGVATLKPYFDGRLVPPSPRLTNSQKSIRTNDIENVGITARHQTMFEMLGNFSIGDYFKKEAISFAWELLTSDKWFGIDKELLYITVYEDDQEAFDIWSNIIKVKPDHIFKGSRDTNFWDVGQGPCGPNTEIFFDRGEYWDKDKLGTKLLKEDLENDRYIEIWNIVFSQYNNDGNNNYNDLPRKNIDTGAGLERLASIFQNTPTNFETDLFLPTIKELEVLCSNKHNYVYEDYQNIKLNQQKINTAFKVIADHIRAVVFAVSDGVFPSNKDRGYIIRRLIRRSSVYGRKLGINEAFLYKLVDKVIDSMSYFYPYIVEKESLVKEVIIDEEQKFLKTLNKGFDLLESIIKNKKFVSAADALLLFESYGFPIELTSELANEYNVTVELEKYYELLENVKELSRSARKNDKVWNKQSPILTSLNVTSEFVGYDLEECDVVLNYMFWDDKPLDEVENQTVYAIFNKTPFYAEKGGQAADNGYVIDEYNNSYKVIDVQQGPNKQNIHKIIFTNKVRVGQKFHAIIDKDKRYFTLKNHSGTHILQASIQEVLGREAIQNGSYNDEEGFRIDISYKRPPTREELKQIHQVVEREIKNDLPRETIYCSLKEALDKYNALALFTEKYDEIVRVIKFGTFSCELCGGTHVNSTKEIEDLLITNVDSKGSGLYRYSALTSHSAINNYLNKLYDTYKVEILNITNKLEQIKEKLSINKIDSLINSFNEFVINKYNIEDLKILINDIKEEFRDLQKKFRDISVEEKVSKYKEVSPISKDGYNEIILEVNDLDDYETKTLMDILQNKYENLVIHIVNVAKMTYYVSVSKTLTEKYSAINIFKSVKTHTLKGGGNNLLAQGKIIS; translated from the coding sequence ATGAAAAAATTATCAACTAATGAAATAAGAGATACTTGAATTAAATTTTTTAAAAAAAAAGAACATCATTTTTTAGAACCAGTTAGCTTGGTACCTATTAATGATCCAAGTTTATTATGGATAAATTCTGGAGTCGCAACACTAAAACCTTATTTTGACGGAAGGTTAGTTCCGCCATCTCCAAGATTAACTAATTCACAAAAATCTATACGTACTAATGACATAGAAAATGTTGGTATTACAGCGCGTCATCAAACAATGTTTGAAATGCTGGGTAACTTTTCTATTGGAGATTATTTCAAAAAGGAAGCAATTTCATTTGCGTGAGAATTATTAACTTCTGATAAATGATTTGGAATCGATAAGGAACTTTTGTATATTACTGTATATGAAGATGATCAAGAGGCATTTGATATATGATCAAATATAATTAAAGTTAAGCCTGACCATATATTCAAAGGAAGTCGCGATACAAACTTCTGAGATGTTGGACAAGGCCCTTGTGGACCAAATACTGAAATTTTTTTTGACAGAGGGGAATATTGAGATAAAGATAAGTTAGGGACAAAATTACTAAAAGAAGATTTAGAAAATGATAGATACATTGAAATCTGAAATATTGTTTTTTCTCAATATAATAATGATGGTAATAATAATTACAATGATTTACCAAGAAAAAATATTGATACAGGTGCAGGTTTAGAAAGACTAGCATCTATTTTCCAAAATACACCCACAAATTTTGAAACAGATTTATTCTTACCTACAATTAAAGAATTAGAAGTATTGTGTTCAAATAAACATAATTATGTATATGAAGATTATCAAAATATTAAGTTAAATCAGCAAAAAATAAACACTGCATTTAAGGTAATTGCAGACCATATTAGGGCTGTTGTTTTTGCAGTTAGTGATGGTGTATTCCCAAGTAACAAAGATAGAGGTTACATTATCCGTAGATTAATAAGAAGAAGTTCTGTATACGGAAGAAAACTTGGTATAAATGAAGCCTTCTTGTATAAATTAGTAGATAAAGTTATTGATAGTATGAGTTATTTTTATCCATATATTGTAGAAAAAGAAAGTCTAGTAAAAGAAGTTATCATAGATGAAGAACAAAAGTTCTTAAAAACACTAAACAAAGGTTTTGATTTATTAGAATCAATTATAAAAAACAAAAAATTTGTAAGTGCTGCAGATGCACTACTTTTATTTGAGTCATATGGTTTTCCAATAGAATTAACTTCAGAGTTAGCTAATGAATATAATGTAACTGTTGAATTAGAAAAGTATTATGAGTTGCTTGAAAATGTAAAAGAACTTTCAAGGAGTGCTAGAAAAAATGATAAAGTTTGAAATAAGCAATCTCCAATCCTTACTTCTCTAAATGTAACTTCAGAATTTGTCGGATATGATTTAGAAGAATGTGATGTAGTCTTAAATTATATGTTTTGAGATGATAAACCACTTGATGAAGTAGAAAATCAAACGGTATATGCTATTTTTAATAAAACCCCTTTTTATGCTGAAAAAGGAGGTCAAGCAGCTGATAATGGGTATGTAATTGATGAATATAATAACTCGTACAAGGTCATTGATGTACAACAAGGCCCAAATAAACAAAATATTCATAAGATTATTTTTACAAACAAAGTAAGAGTTGGACAAAAATTTCACGCAATAATTGATAAAGATAAAAGATATTTTACTTTAAAAAATCACTCAGGGACACATATATTACAGGCTTCTATTCAAGAAGTACTAGGTAGAGAAGCTATTCAAAATGGAAGTTATAACGATGAAGAAGGTTTTAGAATTGATATTTCATATAAAAGACCTCCAACTAGAGAAGAATTAAAGCAAATACATCAAGTTGTTGAAAGAGAAATAAAAAATGATTTACCAAGAGAAACTATTTATTGTAGTTTAAAAGAGGCTCTTGATAAGTATAATGCACTTGCATTATTCACTGAAAAGTATGATGAAATTGTCAGGGTTATAAAGTTCGGTACTTTCTCGTGTGAATTATGTGGTGGAACACATGTTAATTCAACAAAAGAAATAGAGGATTTATTAATAACTAATGTCGATTCTAAAGGTAGTGGTTTATATAGATATAGTGCTCTAACAAGTCACTCAGCAATTAATAATTACTTAAATAAACTATATGATACTTATAAAGTTGAAATATTAAATATTACTAACAAACTAGAACAAATTAAAGAAAAACTAAGCATAAATAAAATAGATAGTCTTATTAATAGTTTTAATGAGTTTGTAATCAACAAGTATAATATTGAAGATCTTAAAATTTTAATAAATGATATTAAAGAAGAATTCAGAGATTTACAAAAGAAATTTAGAGATATTAGCGTTGAAGAAAAGGTGAGCAAATACAAAGAAGTATCACCAATAAGCAAAGATGGGTACAACGAAATAATACTTGAAGTAAATGACCTAGATGATTATGAAACTAAAACTCTAATGGACATATTACAAAATAAATATGAAAATTTAGTTATTCATATCGTGAATGTTGCTAAAATGACATATTATGTTTCGGTTTCTAAAACACTAACAGAAAAATATAGTGCAATTAATATTTTTAAATCAGTCAAAACCCATACATTAAAAGGTGGAGGAAATAACTTATTAGCACAAGGGAAAATTATTTCTTAA
- the pepF gene encoding oligoendopeptidase F yields MKRNNASIKYKWDFTNIYKNIGEWKEDSKKLLELSKEIYKLQGKLGQENNLLKLISVEEGMDEIDAKLTRYLHLSDLDKTDESLQELSTIYSNISQEVDVMTSFVVPEILSLDENNVLTTLENNNLQRYVKGYKDLFESKKHHLKKEQEELISKIEQSRSNYIDIYETLTYADVSEEKILYQEKEYILNTSTFRDVMQNSDPIKDQQFRQDYVNKYFEKYAKNKHTYAKIYESILTKDKEDYILRNYSSAINMHLESDKVSESIYTKLLKAGKTHIATLKKYFNLVKQTHGLKEMFSTDKELKLTNVDATKYSVQEGINIVKEALSLLGDEYKNNLDVAFKDNMIDYYEDVNKVSGAYSSGDYKLDPIILMNWDNQFSSLNTLAHEIGHSVHTIFSTKAQPYPLNNYPIILAEVASIFNEHILFEFMINKTKDNNEKISLIQQRVFDIVSTFYRQIQFAKFEHTAHTMIANGEPLSASKLESIYKDIENEYGYDLFDNKERKTFFWSQISHFFYSPYYVYKYAIDIVASFKLYEDFKNNKKENIISFLKLGGSLDPLDALKQVGVDFEDDNVYLPLVNEVDRLLNLLHELL; encoded by the coding sequence ATGAAAAGAAATAACGCAAGTATAAAATACAAATGAGATTTTACTAATATATATAAAAATATTGGAGAATGGAAAGAAGATTCTAAAAAATTATTAGAATTATCTAAAGAAATTTATAAACTACAAGGGAAACTTGGACAAGAAAATAACTTATTAAAGTTAATTAGCGTTGAAGAAGGTATGGACGAAATTGATGCAAAACTTACCAGGTATCTTCACCTTTCAGACTTGGACAAGACTGATGAATCATTGCAAGAATTAAGTACTATATATTCAAACATATCACAAGAAGTTGACGTTATGACAAGTTTTGTAGTACCCGAAATTTTATCTTTGGATGAGAATAATGTTCTAACAACTTTAGAAAATAATAACTTACAAAGATACGTTAAAGGTTATAAAGATTTATTTGAAAGTAAAAAACATCATCTAAAAAAGGAACAAGAAGAACTTATATCTAAAATTGAACAAAGTAGATCGAATTATATTGATATATATGAAACTTTGACATATGCAGATGTTAGTGAAGAAAAAATACTTTATCAAGAGAAAGAATATATTTTAAATACATCAACATTTAGAGATGTTATGCAGAATTCAGACCCTATTAAAGATCAACAATTTCGTCAGGATTATGTAAATAAATACTTTGAAAAGTATGCAAAAAATAAACATACCTACGCAAAAATTTATGAAAGTATTTTAACCAAAGATAAAGAAGATTATATATTAAGAAATTATAGTTCGGCGATTAATATGCATTTAGAGTCTGATAAAGTTTCTGAATCGATTTATACAAAGTTATTAAAAGCAGGTAAAACTCATATCGCTACATTAAAAAAATATTTTAACCTTGTTAAACAGACACATGGCTTAAAAGAAATGTTCTCAACAGATAAAGAATTAAAACTTACAAATGTTGATGCTACTAAATATTCTGTCCAAGAAGGTATAAATATAGTTAAAGAAGCATTATCGTTACTAGGAGATGAATATAAAAATAATTTAGATGTAGCATTTAAGGATAATATGATAGATTATTATGAGGACGTTAATAAAGTTAGTGGTGCTTATTCATCAGGTGATTATAAGTTAGACCCAATAATTTTAATGAATTGAGATAATCAGTTTTCATCTCTAAATACATTAGCTCACGAAATCGGTCACTCAGTACATACAATATTTTCAACAAAGGCTCAACCATACCCCTTAAATAACTATCCAATAATTTTAGCTGAAGTGGCATCAATATTTAACGAACATATTCTATTTGAATTTATGATAAATAAAACTAAGGATAATAATGAAAAAATATCATTAATTCAACAAAGGGTATTTGATATAGTCTCTACTTTCTACAGACAAATACAGTTTGCTAAGTTTGAACATACTGCTCATACAATGATAGCCAATGGTGAACCACTTAGTGCATCAAAATTAGAGTCAATTTATAAAGACATTGAAAATGAGTATGGGTATGATTTATTTGATAACAAAGAAAGAAAAACATTCTTTTGGTCTCAAATATCACACTTCTTTTACTCACCATATTATGTTTATAAATATGCAATAGATATAGTCGCAAGTTTCAAGTTATATGAAGATTTTAAGAATAATAAAAAAGAAAATATTATAAGTTTTCTTAAATTAGGAGGGTCCTTAGATCCTTTAGATGCCTTAAAACAAGTTGGAGTAGATTTTGAAGATGATAATGTATATTTACCATTAGTTAATGAAGTGGATAGATTATTAAATTTATTACATGAATTGTTATAA
- a CDS encoding M17 family metallopeptidase, which translates to MITINDKNLELTLKAVNSKYNLNSLVIKEHGVSTLIESEKTIYMFLKDDCCLKNLVKVLIPFFKTNKYDINIDVNSFVSLFKDANKAFKAVVETTLFETHKQFSMKKEECKCKNYNFVFDSKFKDLYEESSIKLEYMNFARDLQDLPPNVGTSVELAKRIEAKANELGNVKITIFDKKQIEEMKMGLLLAVNKGSYVDPRVVVLEYNGDPSAKKIALVGKGITFDSGGYNLKPSNYLDDMKFDMSGAAITLSTVMALAKRKAKCNVVAVGMFTDNRIGGNATLTESVVASMNGMTVEINNTDAEGRLVLADGITYAVRNQKAERVITVATLTGAIVIALGKWFTGAFSKSDSFYDDFYKASTESMEPIWRQPLICDHLEAMKCSKIADITNSEPGREAGSSTAAAFLESFSEGKEYLHLDIAATADHEHRGRAPMLKTMFELLK; encoded by the coding sequence ATGATAACAATAAATGATAAAAATTTAGAATTAACATTAAAAGCGGTTAATTCAAAGTACAACTTAAATAGTCTTGTTATAAAAGAACATGGAGTAAGTACTTTAATTGAAAGTGAAAAAACAATTTATATGTTTTTGAAGGATGATTGTTGTTTAAAAAACCTTGTTAAGGTTTTGATACCATTTTTTAAAACTAATAAATATGATATTAATATTGATGTAAACTCATTCGTTAGTCTATTTAAAGACGCAAATAAAGCTTTCAAAGCTGTCGTAGAAACAACATTATTTGAAACACACAAACAGTTCTCAATGAAAAAAGAAGAATGTAAATGTAAGAACTATAATTTTGTATTTGATTCAAAATTCAAAGATTTATATGAAGAATCTTCAATTAAACTAGAGTATATGAACTTTGCGCGTGATTTACAAGATTTACCACCAAACGTTGGTACTTCTGTTGAACTTGCAAAAAGAATTGAAGCAAAGGCAAATGAGTTAGGGAATGTTAAAATAACAATCTTTGATAAAAAACAAATTGAAGAAATGAAAATGGGCTTATTACTAGCTGTAAATAAAGGTTCTTATGTAGACCCTAGAGTTGTTGTCTTGGAATACAATGGAGACCCAAGCGCTAAAAAAATTGCCTTAGTTGGTAAAGGTATAACATTTGATTCAGGGGGTTATAATTTAAAACCTTCTAACTATTTAGATGATATGAAATTTGATATGTCTGGAGCCGCAATTACTTTATCAACAGTAATGGCTTTAGCTAAAAGAAAAGCTAAATGTAATGTAGTTGCAGTTGGAATGTTTACAGATAACAGAATTGGTGGGAATGCAACATTAACAGAATCAGTTGTTGCTTCAATGAATGGAATGACTGTTGAAATAAATAATACGGATGCAGAAGGAAGATTGGTTTTAGCTGATGGTATAACATATGCAGTAAGAAATCAAAAGGCCGAAAGAGTTATTACAGTTGCAACTTTAACTGGTGCAATAGTAATTGCTTTAGGTAAATGGTTTACTGGTGCATTTAGTAAGTCGGATAGTTTTTATGATGATTTTTACAAAGCGTCAACGGAGTCAATGGAACCAATTTGAAGACAACCTTTAATTTGTGATCATCTTGAAGCAATGAAATGCTCAAAAATAGCTGATATTACAAACTCTGAACCAGGAAGAGAAGCAGGTTCATCAACAGCCGCAGCTTTCTTAGAATCATTCTCAGAAGGTAAGGAGTATTTACACCTTGATATTGCAGCAACAGCAGACCACGAACATAGAGGAAGAGCTCCAATGTTAAAAACAATGTTTGAACTTTTAAAATAG